The Sulfolobus sp. A20 genomic interval TCCAGATATGGATGCAACGGTAGTTACAAGAGTTCTAGATGAGGGTGGAGAGATAGTTGCCAGGACCACATGCGAAGATTTATGCTTCTCTGGAGGTAGTCATACTTCATTTCCCTCACCCGTTTTAAACCCTAGAAATCCAGAATTCATGGCTGGAGGTTCCTCAAGTGGTAACGCTGCTGCTATAGCAAGTGGAGTTTGTGAAATGGGAGTAGGTGGAGATCAAGGAGGGTCAATAAGAATACCAAGCTCTTGGGTTGGAATATATGGATTAAAACCAACTCATGGCTTAGTTCCTTATACTGGTGCTTTTTCGATAGAGCCTACCTTAGATCACTTAGGACCAATGGCTAATTCAACTGAAAATGTTGCATTACTCTTAGAAGTCATAGCTGGAAGAGATGGGTTAGATCCAAGACAGCCAGAAAGTCTACCTTATCCGCCGGTAAAAGAATATTCTAAGCTAATCAAAGGTGAGGTGAAAGGAGTAAGAGTTGGAATAGTAAAAGAAGGATTTGGCTGGGATAACTCTGAGAAGGATGTTGATGAACTAGTCATGACTTCAGCAAAAAGCTTGGAAAAGTTTGGAATTAAAGTGGAAGAGATATCAATACCTATGCATAGGTTAGGTTTGGATATATGGATGCCGATAGGTATGGAAGGGGCAATGGCTACGATGATATTAGGGAGTGGATTAGGTTGGGGGAGAAAGGGTTTATTCGAAACTTCGATAGCAGAATTTTTCGGAAACGCATTAAAGGCTAAAGCAAGGGATTTGCCTAATACAGTAAAAGGAGTAATTCTATTAGGATATTTTATGATAAACAAATATAATAGCAAATATTATGCTAAAGCTAGAAACTTATCACATATACTCAAGGATACTTATGATGAAGCATTAAAGAAATATGATATACTTATTATGCCAACCACTCCTATGAAGGCAATGAGATACAAAGAGAACCCATCCTTCCAAGAATATGTGATGATGGCACTAAGTATGGTCAATAACACTGCTCCCTTTGATGTAACTGGTCATCCAGCTATGAGTATCCCAGTAGGTTATTCTAACGGTCTACCAGTGGGAATGATGTTAGTTGGAAGGCACTTTGAGGAAGAAACAATCCTTAAACTTTCTAATCTGATAGAACAAAGCACGAAATAAAAAATAACATTACTTTTTATTAATTTTTATCTTCTTCTCAGTAATATAACAGCAGCTATTATAATTATTACGATTATAACGCCTATTGCTACATAAAGCAGCGTATTTCCGGAACTCTTAGTAACAGTCGTTGGAACTATAGATGTGGAAACACTTGTTGTAGTAACTGTCGTCGTAGTAGTAGATACGCTTGTAGATGTAGTTGTGCTAACTGAGGTAGTTGTTGTTGTACTTGTTGTCGTTGTTGTAGAGGTGGTTGTAGATACTTGATATACGAACGGATCGTTAGAGGTATACCAACTTTGAGGTACTTGTGAGGTATAATACCACCAAGGTTCTGGCACTGACTGATTAACTAAATGTAGTGCTAATACAACTGGTAATGGTGTCGATGGTAAACCAGTATATGGAGAAGCTATCCAATAATAGTTTTGCTGTGTAGGCCAGCCTACTACAGTTTGATTTACATACTCATACCATAAAGCAGCATAAACAGTAGCAACAGACGGCATGTATTTTATCCAAAGTAAAGCTAAATTATTTATTATTTTATTGTAGTTAGAAGGATTTATACTAAAGTTCCCCATTGCCCATCCTACCCACTGTTCAAAACTTGGTTGAACAACAGATAAGTTAAGTCTATTCAGATCGAAGTAAGTACTATTACCTATAGGTGTTACATTGCCTGGAGAGTTCCAGTAATTATATAAGTAACCTTCAAATTCGTCAATAGGAGTAGGTCCATTAATCAACTCCCACATTAATCCTAAATCATAAGTACCGGACTCCATATTGCTAAACCATACAGTAAAGGGTGGAGTTTCGACTTCCACTGTTAATCCTATTTGTTTCAACTCTTGAGATATTAGGCTTATCTGAGCGTCCCAATCAGTCCAGCCTGCAACTGTAATTATTGTTAGAGGAGGAATTACTGACCCGTTAGGCGCAACTAACTGACCTTGTGAGTTTAAATGATAGCCGTGACTTTCTAATAGTTGTAATGCTGCTGTAACATTACCATAAGGAGGTGCAAATTGTTCTGCTAGCTGAAGTACTGAAGAGTTTAAGACTGATAATTGTTGAGGTGGTAAAGGTAATGGAGTTTCTGCTGGAGGCTCATATCCATACTCTGCTAAATAATACAGTGCAGTTCTATTTATTGCTAGACTAATAGCTTGTCTTAATACTGGATCCGATAATGGCCATTTCAAATCGTTTATGGTCAGCATCACGGGTACGCTTGGTGCAAAGTAGTAATGATAATACTGTGGATTTTTAGCCACGAAGTCTTGCTGTATATCTGGTTCAAATACTCCTCCCCAAGTCACTTGTCCATTATTTAAGGCAGTATCAGCTTGTACGTTACTAGGATATGAGGGATATAATAAGTACTTTATTCTAGGTTCTCCGGGCATCCAGTAGTGTGGATTAGCAACTAAGACTATCTCTTGAGGACTGAAGCTGTAAAGCATGTAGGGACCAGTTCCGATAGGATCAGTCAGCTCGTATGTATATGGATTTCCAGTCTTGTTTAACCCTATGTAACTTCCGTTTGGAAATTGCTCAACTGGAAATACCTTACCCCATTGATTTGGATCAACAATGAATTGCTCTAAGGCAGTATAGAGGATTAGTGGAGAAGTAGTGTTCTTGAACACTATCTCAATCTCGTACGGATTTATTATGGTCATGTTAGCTACGTTACCAGCTAAATAGCCTAATTGAGGATAAGCTTGTTCTAACGCTACTGTATACCATACGGCAGTTGCATTGAATGGGTCTCCATTATTGAAGTATACCCCTTGCCTAAGTTTAAAAATAAGTCCATGAGTAGGTACTTGGATTAAATGCCCAGAGCTATTTACGTAATAATAAGTGTTTATCCACGTCCAATTGGTTGCCAGCCAAGGTATAACTTGTCCGTTAAGATAATTAACTAGTGCCAGAGGCTCATAAATGAACCATATTAGCCCACCGGGCAAAGCAGGATAATTCCATGGGTTAAAGTCATCCTGCCATACAATACCGGGTGATGGCAATAAGGTTATACTTCCCTCAGGTTGAAATGACGATGACTGTTGAGAAGTTACCGGTCTAATAAAGACGCCTGCACTAGCTAGTAGTAATAAAGTGAAGATTGTAGATAGTAGCATCTTACTAAGATTTACTTTAGAGTTTTCTTTCAACTTACACCACTGCGTATACATTTCTTATTACGTATATATAAATTTTATTACTCGCATAAATATATATAATTGAAATTAGTCATGATAATTAGAAAGTCATTCATCAATAATAGTGAGATCCCATGAATATAAATTAAATCCCATTTGAGCATTACCGTGGTTATCATTGAATTCCATACCAATTTGTATAGCATCTAAATAGAATGTTTTTTCATATATTTGAGGAAAAACTTTATTTATAAAAAAGAATTCGTTGTTTAGAAAGAAATTTAAGGGAATTTCTACTTCACCCTCTAAGTTTTTCTCACTAAGGTAATATACCCCTATCCATCCTGAGGCAGAACCGGTATGCGGTAAAACGTATACTAGAAAAGTGTCATTTTCCTTAGTCCCGTTTACTTCGATCGTAACAGTAACGTTGCCTTCTTTAATGAAGAAGGGTGATGTTATATTACTTTCATGATACAACCAAATCATTAATTCAATATCTGGAAATTGTAGATTACTAATATTAGGATTTTGACTTAACCATATATCATATGAGAAGTCATCAATAGTACCATTTTCATCCCATATAGTATAATTTAACAAGGAATATATCTTAGGGGTGGTAGTTACATTGATAGGTAACTCTAACCATTGCGATTCTGCTGTTTTACCTTGAAATGGAAACCAATACTCTTGACCGTACATGATTCCGGGGTAACCATCTACATCTATATTTGGATTTATTTTCTTAAAACTTGTTAAATTAACTATTAGTCTAAGCCCATAATCTTTAATATAAGTTAGATTAATGAACCCTTCAGCCATCCTATAATTCCAAAGATATGGGGAAATAAATATCGAAACGTTATTAGAATATAATTGTTTAATTTGATATCCATATCCATAAGGATACACACAATTTATTGACATATCAGAGTTGTTGTATAAAAGAAATATTTCGTGAATTTTTACATTTGAGTTAATGATACTAAATTTTATGTATACTAATATTGTGAAAGTTAGGAATAAGATAATTGCAATTAACGCTAAATATCTTCTTTTCATAAACATCTTCCAAAATAGTGATTCTTTTTTATCAATAAAAAATTAATCTAATCATTCAATTCTTTTGTAAGGATCTGGGACGGACTCTATAAGTAACCTAGTATACTCGTCTTTAGGATGGGATAATACAGTTTCTACATCACCTTCATCCACTATTCTACCTTGTTTTACTACATAAACCCTATCTGCTACGTAACCTATTGTAGCTATGTCGTGAGTTATATACATAATTGATATACCTTTTTCATCTCTTAACTGCTTAAATAATTCTAGTAGAGATGCCCTAATTGAGGCATCAACATTAGATACTGGCTCATCCGCAATTATAACCTTAGGGTTAAGTGCTAGTACTCTTGCCAAATATACTCTTTGTCTTTGTCCTCCAGATAATTGAAAGGGATACTTATCTAAGAAATCTGATGGGGGAGTGAGAGCTACTTCTTTTAATAACTCTTTTATTTTCTCATCCATATCACCCTCGTAGCCATAGATCTTTAGTGGTCTTTCCAAGTGCCATCTCACTGTGTGAGCAGGGTCTAATGAGGAATACGGATCTTGAAAGACTAGTTGAACCTCAGCTCTATATTTTTTCAATTGTTTCTTGTTCATCCTAACAACATCTAAATTCATCGGATGATAGATTATTTGTCCTTTAGTGGGCTTTAACAAGCCTACTATCATCCACGCAATTACTGTCTTACCACCCCCGCTCCCTCCAACCATGCCTACTATCTCATTGCTTCTAATTTCCATATTTACGTCCCATATGCCTGGTCTATGCTCTTTTTGAAATATATTTTTTCTTACTATAAAATCCTTATATATGTGGATTAATTCTATTAATTTACTCATAAGCCTTTTTCACCTCATTTCTCCACTCTGGATATCTATGACATTTATAATACCCGAAAGAATCATATTTAACTGTCTCAGGCTGACTATCCTTACAAGTTATTGTCGCGAAGGGGCACCGATACGAAAATACACATCCTTTAGGATACCTTATAAATCCTTCAAAATCACCTGAAATCCTAGGCAACTTTTTACCCCTAGCTCTAATCGTAGGTATACTATTAAGTAAAAGGTAAGTATAAGGATGATAAGCTTCTTCGAGTAACGTGTTGTATTTGCCATATTCTACTATTTGACCTCCATACATAACCGCTATGTAGTCAGATATTTGAAATAGCATTGCGAT includes:
- a CDS encoding amidase, whose amino-acid sequence is MGIKTPTLEELKKISNQFNLELDDEELRNFQTLISIQLRSYQRLDSLPDFKPLPKYPRNFGRPPSKEENPYNAIAWIARIKGRDEGKLKGKRVCIKDNIMIAGLPMLNGSRLLEGFIPDMDATVVTRVLDEGGEIVARTTCEDLCFSGGSHTSFPSPVLNPRNPEFMAGGSSSGNAAAIASGVCEMGVGGDQGGSIRIPSSWVGIYGLKPTHGLVPYTGAFSIEPTLDHLGPMANSTENVALLLEVIAGRDGLDPRQPESLPYPPVKEYSKLIKGEVKGVRVGIVKEGFGWDNSEKDVDELVMTSAKSLEKFGIKVEEISIPMHRLGLDIWMPIGMEGAMATMILGSGLGWGRKGLFETSIAEFFGNALKAKARDLPNTVKGVILLGYFMINKYNSKYYAKARNLSHILKDTYDEALKKYDILIMPTTPMKAMRYKENPSFQEYVMMALSMVNNTAPFDVTGHPAMSIPVGYSNGLPVGMMLVGRHFEEETILKLSNLIEQSTK
- a CDS encoding ABC transporter substrate-binding protein — encoded protein: MYTQWCKLKENSKVNLSKMLLSTIFTLLLLASAGVFIRPVTSQQSSSFQPEGSITLLPSPGIVWQDDFNPWNYPALPGGLIWFIYEPLALVNYLNGQVIPWLATNWTWINTYYYVNSSGHLIQVPTHGLIFKLRQGVYFNNGDPFNATAVWYTVALEQAYPQLGYLAGNVANMTIINPYEIEIVFKNTTSPLILYTALEQFIVDPNQWGKVFPVEQFPNGSYIGLNKTGNPYTYELTDPIGTGPYMLYSFSPQEIVLVANPHYWMPGEPRIKYLLYPSYPSNVQADTALNNGQVTWGGVFEPDIQQDFVAKNPQYYHYYFAPSVPVMLTINDLKWPLSDPVLRQAISLAINRTALYYLAEYGYEPPAETPLPLPPQQLSVLNSSVLQLAEQFAPPYGNVTAALQLLESHGYHLNSQGQLVAPNGSVIPPLTIITVAGWTDWDAQISLISQELKQIGLTVEVETPPFTVWFSNMESGTYDLGLMWELINGPTPIDEFEGYLYNYWNSPGNVTPIGNSTYFDLNRLNLSVVQPSFEQWVGWAMGNFSINPSNYNKIINNLALLWIKYMPSVATVYAALWYEYVNQTVVGWPTQQNYYWIASPYTGLPSTPLPVVLALHLVNQSVPEPWWYYTSQVPQSWYTSNDPFVYQVSTTTSTTTTTSTTTTTSVSTTTSTSVSTTTTTVTTTSVSTSIVPTTVTKSSGNTLLYVAIGVIIVIIIIAAVILLRRR
- a CDS encoding GH12 family glycosyl hydrolase domain-containing protein, which gives rise to MKRRYLALIAIILFLTFTILVYIKFSIINSNVKIHEIFLLYNNSDMSINCVYPYGYGYQIKQLYSNNVSIFISPYLWNYRMAEGFINLTYIKDYGLRLIVNLTSFKKINPNIDVDGYPGIMYGQEYWFPFQGKTAESQWLELPINVTTTPKIYSLLNYTIWDENGTIDDFSYDIWLSQNPNISNLQFPDIELMIWLYHESNITSPFFIKEGNVTVTIEVNGTKENDTFLVYVLPHTGSASGWIGVYYLSEKNLEGEVEIPLNFFLNNEFFFINKVFPQIYEKTFYLDAIQIGMEFNDNHGNAQMGFNLYSWDLTIIDE
- a CDS encoding ABC transporter ATP-binding protein translates to MSKLIELIHIYKDFIVRKNIFQKEHRPGIWDVNMEIRSNEIVGMVGGSGGGKTVIAWMIVGLLKPTKGQIIYHPMNLDVVRMNKKQLKKYRAEVQLVFQDPYSSLDPAHTVRWHLERPLKIYGYEGDMDEKIKELLKEVALTPPSDFLDKYPFQLSGGQRQRVYLARVLALNPKVIIADEPVSNVDASIRASLLELFKQLRDEKGISIMYITHDIATIGYVADRVYVVKQGRIVDEGDVETVLSHPKDEYTRLLIESVPDPYKRIE